The genomic segment AACGACCGGCTTTAAAAAAACAAAACCTTGCGAAGGGTTCAAACCTTCGCAAGGTTCTTCATGCAAAAGTAAACTGTCGTTTCAAAAGCGCCTTTTTTTATTCGTACCGCAGAGCCTCAATGGGACTGAGTTTGGCGGCTTTATATGCCGGATAAATCCCAAAAAATATCCCAACGGTGGATGTAAAACCAATCCCCAGAAGAATGGCCCAAACGGAAATGGTTGCAGGCAGGGGCGTTACGGATCGAATGAGAATACCAATCAGAAAGCCCAGAAGCATTCCAAACAAGCCCCCGACAAAACTGATCAACAGCGATTCGATGAGGAACTGGAACAGAATGTCCCGGCGCTTGGCACCAATGGCTTTGCGAATGCCGATTTCACGCGTCCGCTCCGTGACCGAAACCAACATAATATTCATAATGCCAATGCCACCCACAATCAACGAAATAGCCGCGACACCCACCGCCAGCAGGTAGAGTCCGGTGGTAAGATTCCTGTAAACCCGTGTAATCATATCCTGTTGATTAATGGCAAAATCATCCGGTTTTGTGGGGGGCACATGGCGCGCCCACCGCAGAATCCAGCGAAGTTCATCCTTCACCTGGTCCATATATTTGGGGTTAATCATCCGAACACGAATCGTAATTGAACGCCGGAAACCGAACACCTTCCGAAAGGTTCCAAATGGAATATAGACCCGCACATCCAGATTCTGTCCGAAAAGTTTGCCCCTTTTCTTGGCCACCCCAACGACCCGAAAATTGAATCCCCGGATGTTAATCCTCCGATTGATGGGATCTATATCCCCGAAAAGTTTCTGGGCCACATCCCAGCCAATAATGGCAACAAAGGTTCGGTGTCTGACATCAGAGGGAATCAGAAACCGCCCGACTTCCAGGTCGATATTGGCTGTTTGCGGATATTGATCATTTGTACCGATAATCCGTACATTCTTCACCGTTTTATCGCGATACCGCGCAGCACCCACGGTGCCGTTTTCGTAAGAAACGGCATCAATGAGCGTGGCTTTTTCTTCAATGGCTTTTACTTCCTTCATGCCAATATTTTTGCGATTCCGGTACTTAAACCAGTCCATTCCGGCAAACCAGGGATATTTCTGCACAAAAAGCACGTTGGAGCCCAGTGAAGAAATCTCCGACATCATGGCCTTGTCCAGCCCGTTAATCACGGTAAAGATCACAATAATCGTCATCACCCCAATAATGACTCCGAGGGTGGTTAAAAAGGCGCGGAGCTTATGAACCACCAGAGCCCGAACGCCCATAACCAGGTTTTCCCACATTTCCAGCAGGTAGCGCATAAAAGGGATTCCTTACGGCTGAGAATTTTGGTTATTTGCCGTCACACGCCGCGATTCTTCCGGGATCACTTCATCCGTTTCGATCAGTCCGTCCCGAAGATGAACGATCCGCCGGCTGTGTTCGGCGATGTAGCGTTCGTGGGTAACCAGAATGATGGTATTCCCCTGTTCATACAATTCCTCGAAAATGGCCATAATTTCCTCGCCGGTGGTGGTATCCAGATTTCCCGTGGGTTCATCCGCCAAAATAATGGAGGGATTATTTACAAGGGCCCGGGCAATAGCCACCCGCTGACGCTGGCCGCCCGAGAGTTCGTTGGGCCGATGGTGAATGCGATCACCCAAACCCACGCGTTCCAGGGCTTCTATGGCCTTTTTTCGCCGTTCTTTTGTGGGAACACCGCGATAAATAAGAGGGAGTTCCACATTATGAAGGGCATCAGCCCGCGGCAAAAGGTTGAACGTTTGAAACACAAATCCGATTTTCTGATTGCGGATTTCAGCCAATTGGTCATCATCGAAACCGCTGACATTTTTGCCTTCAAAAAAATAATCACCCGCAGAAGGCGTATCCAGGCAGCCGATAATGTTCATTAATGTTGATTTTCCGGATCCCGACGGGCCCATAATGGCGAGATATTCGTTGGGTTCAACATTCAGGTTAATTCCCCGCAGGGCCTTTACAACCACCGCTCCCAGATTGTATTCCTTTTCTAACGAACGTACTTCAATAACCATGCTTCATCTCCGTAACGATAGTAAAGATAATTCCGATTCATCCTAACACACCGGGTCGTTCCACTACGGTCAGGCGGATGTGACACCTTGTTAAGCCCAACAGCGCAAATTTAAGGAACATAAAAAACAAATTCTGGTTTCGTCGCGGTATCAGGAAAATCCCGTTTGTGCCCACCCGGACGGCCTTCTTTTATTTATTCTTAAATTTCCGGGCCTTCTCAATTTTCACGGGTTTCCCGTCGCGCAGTTCCTTGCTCAGCGCACGAAAACTGCCAACCACGATGGATTCCCCTTCTTTTACGCCCTTTACAATTTCAATATCCGTGTCCGAAGAAATGCCGGTCTTGACCGGGCGGATGTGCGCAACCCCGTTTTTCACCACAAAAACAACCTCTTTGACCTTGTCTTCCGGCTTCAGTCGTCCCTCAGCTTCTTCCAGGGAATCCTTTTTCACTTCCTTCTTTAAGGACGGAATTTGAGAAATATCCCGCACCGTTACCGCCTGAATGGGAACCACCAGAACATTTTTGTGTGTTTCCGTCTCAATGTCAACCGTTGCCGACATCCCCGGCCGAAGCTTCGGAATGGTGTCCAACACACTGATTTTCACCTGAAAATTGGTCACCTCTTCCTGGGTTCCCCTTCCTCTCACAATGGCCGTATGAGCGATTTCGGACACAATGCCGGTGAAGGTTGTGTCCGGGAAGGCATCGATGCTGATGCGGGCCGTGTCGCCGGGCATGACATCCACCACATCATTTTCATCAATCTCCGATTGGACTTCCATTTTGGACAGATCGGCCACCTGAAGAATGACATCTTCCTGAAACTGGGAACCAAGGGCAATTTCGCCTACCTCCTTATTTCGCTGAATGACCACGCCGTCGATTGGGGAGCGAATGGTCGTTTTGCTCAAATCATCCTCGGCTTGCTGAAGCTGCGCTTTTGCCTGAATGACACGGTCCTTTGCGGCGTCAAAAGTGGAGCGCTGCACTTCATATTGGGTCTTTGCCTGATCCAGCTGCTCTTCTGACGCCAACCCCTGCTTAAACAACTTCTGCGTGCGATTCAAAGCACGCCTGGCATTTTTCAAAGAGGCTTCGGCCTGTCGTAACGAGGCTCTGGCCGAACTCAAAACGGCCTTCGCCTGAGTCACAGCCGCCTCGTAACGCCTGCGGTCCAGCTGTACCAGAATTTGCCCCTGGCGAACCCGGTCCCCCTCATCGACCCTTAATTGAATAATTCGGGCCGCTACATTGGCGCTGATCTTGACATTCACTTCAGGCTGAATCTTTCCCGTGCCGGAAACAACGTGTGTCACCGTGCCCCGTTTGACCTTCTCCACCTGTACGGGCACCTCATTTTCGGAGCTTTTTCTAATATTCACATAAACCAGGATGATCAGAAACAGAACCACTCCGCTTACAATTAAAATCTTCTTCCATTTGGCCATTCGTTTTCTCCCGGACTATTTTTGCACTAACTTGCTAATTTTCTGCTCCAGAGATCCCATCGAGTTGTACATTTGCGCCAGGGCAATAAGATTGTCATATTTTGTACTGACCAATGTTGCGCGGCTTCGGGTTAAAGAAACCTGAGCATCCACCACCTCCAAAAGCGTCCCCGATCCAACCTTGTACCGCTCCTGCGCCAGTCGAAGGTCTTCTTCCGCTGCTTTCAGATTTTCTTTGTTGATTTCGTAAATTTCCCGATACGCTTGCAAATTCATAAATGCCTGTTCCACACTCTGAAGCAGCGCCCGCTGCTGATTGGACAGATTTTCCTTGGCAATCAGGTAATTCAGATTTTGCCGGGAAATATTGGCTTCTCTCTGAAATCCGTTAAAGAAATTCCAATTGACACTTAACGAAACACTGATTCCGTAATTCTTGTCCCATTTGGAATAAACCCGATCCAGAAGGGTGTTGAACCGGCTGTAACTGGCCCGGGCGGAAATTTGCGGAAGATAATCCCCTTTTGCCACTTTGATTGCAAATTTGTTGGATACAATCTGTTCCTTCAGCGACCTTAATCCCGGATTATTCGACAGCGCGATCCGCTTGGCCTCTTCTACCGTTCCGGTAAAGGGAATCCATTCGATATCCTTTTGAACGATCTGCAGGGGTGAGGCCGGATTTCTGCCCAAAACCACATTCAGGTTGGATTTTGCAATAAGCACTTGTTTTTTCTGGTTGATCAAATTCATCTTGGCCTGCCCAAGAGTCACCTTTGCCTTATACACATCGACCTGTGCAACCGCGCCCACTTCGTACATGCTTTGCGTCTTTCGAAATTGCTCCTCCGACGATTTTACCGCCTTTTCGTAAACATCCTGCAATTGAAGGGCCTTTA from the Calditrichota bacterium genome contains:
- a CDS encoding TolC family protein, translated to MKSFSVSLWLLVFITAFSALGMAQPKPLMLGECIQTALKHNPEVRNAYRQIDVAGSGIISARSTILPYISGSASSSHSEQAPRTFLQDVPIGIDPVTKQVTYAQREIVQSGYSRNSHNLGVSLSQTIYDGGKWWNRIREANASYRSAEWSYKSTRQAIILQVTQRYFELLKALQLQDVYEKAVKSSEEQFRKTQSMYEVGAVAQVDVYKAKVTLGQAKMNLINQKKQVLIAKSNLNVVLGRNPASPLQIVQKDIEWIPFTGTVEEAKRIALSNNPGLRSLKEQIVSNKFAIKVAKGDYLPQISARASYSRFNTLLDRVYSKWDKNYGISVSLSVNWNFFNGFQREANISRQNLNYLIAKENLSNQQRALLQSVEQAFMNLQAYREIYEINKENLKAAEEDLRLAQERYKVGSGTLLEVVDAQVSLTRSRATLVSTKYDNLIALAQMYNSMGSLEQKISKLVQK
- a CDS encoding efflux RND transporter periplasmic adaptor subunit yields the protein MAKWKKILIVSGVVLFLIILVYVNIRKSSENEVPVQVEKVKRGTVTHVVSGTGKIQPEVNVKISANVAARIIQLRVDEGDRVRQGQILVQLDRRRYEAAVTQAKAVLSSARASLRQAEASLKNARRALNRTQKLFKQGLASEEQLDQAKTQYEVQRSTFDAAKDRVIQAKAQLQQAEDDLSKTTIRSPIDGVVIQRNKEVGEIALGSQFQEDVILQVADLSKMEVQSEIDENDVVDVMPGDTARISIDAFPDTTFTGIVSEIAHTAIVRGRGTQEEVTNFQVKISVLDTIPKLRPGMSATVDIETETHKNVLVVPIQAVTVRDISQIPSLKKEVKKDSLEEAEGRLKPEDKVKEVVFVVKNGVAHIRPVKTGISSDTDIEIVKGVKEGESIVVGSFRALSKELRDGKPVKIEKARKFKNK
- a CDS encoding ABC transporter ATP-binding protein: MVIEVRSLEKEYNLGAVVVKALRGINLNVEPNEYLAIMGPSGSGKSTLMNIIGCLDTPSAGDYFFEGKNVSGFDDDQLAEIRNQKIGFVFQTFNLLPRADALHNVELPLIYRGVPTKERRKKAIEALERVGLGDRIHHRPNELSGGQRQRVAIARALVNNPSIILADEPTGNLDTTTGEEIMAIFEELYEQGNTIILVTHERYIAEHSRRIVHLRDGLIETDEVIPEESRRVTANNQNSQP
- a CDS encoding FtsX-like permease family protein, which gives rise to MRYLLEMWENLVMGVRALVVHKLRAFLTTLGVIIGVMTIIVIFTVINGLDKAMMSEISSLGSNVLFVQKYPWFAGMDWFKYRNRKNIGMKEVKAIEEKATLIDAVSYENGTVGAARYRDKTVKNVRIIGTNDQYPQTANIDLEVGRFLIPSDVRHRTFVAIIGWDVAQKLFGDIDPINRRINIRGFNFRVVGVAKKRGKLFGQNLDVRVYIPFGTFRKVFGFRRSITIRVRMINPKYMDQVKDELRWILRWARHVPPTKPDDFAINQQDMITRVYRNLTTGLYLLAVGVAAISLIVGGIGIMNIMLVSVTERTREIGIRKAIGAKRRDILFQFLIESLLISFVGGLFGMLLGFLIGILIRSVTPLPATISVWAILLGIGFTSTVGIFFGIYPAYKAAKLSPIEALRYE